Proteins encoded together in one Schumannella luteola window:
- a CDS encoding NAD(P)-binding protein gives MQLRETSEPSDDRPDVVILGGGHNALTAAAYLAKAGLGVVLLERLEHVGGAAVSARAFDGVDARLSRYSYLVSLLPRAIINDLGLGIRLARRRYSSYTPVPGDSEGRGLLVDRRDAEVTRASFAEIDAAADSDAYAALGDDLARVAEVVWPSVTGPLPTRSEARAALGDDALWDAVFERPIGELIEQRFASDLVRGVVATDALIGTFAGLHDASLDQNRCFVYHVIGGGTGDWDVPIGGMGAVTGELERVAREAGADIRTGAEVVSVSPDGEVRYRRGGTEHVVGAARILSGVAPHVLDRLLGAADATPAVGADRPEGAQVKVNMLLKRLPRLKDASVAPEAAFGGTFHINETASQLEAARAAAAEGRIPNPLPAEIYCHTLADPSILGRPLAESGAHTLTVFGLHVPDRIVRDLDDPAAHDEVRTQLQDAVLASLNSVLGEPIEPLLMVDAHGRPCIETKTTRDIEDALGMPGGNIFHGPLSWPFAEDDEPLDTPARRWGVATTHERILLCGSGARRGGAVSGLGGHNAAMAVLEELGI, from the coding sequence GTGCAACTTCGGGAAACTAGCGAACCATCTGACGACCGTCCTGACGTCGTCATCCTCGGCGGCGGGCACAACGCCCTGACCGCCGCCGCGTACCTCGCGAAGGCGGGGCTTGGCGTCGTGCTGCTCGAGCGACTCGAGCACGTCGGCGGGGCCGCGGTCAGCGCGCGAGCGTTCGACGGGGTGGATGCGCGCCTCTCGCGCTACTCGTATCTCGTGAGCCTGCTGCCGCGCGCGATCATCAACGATCTGGGGCTCGGCATCCGGCTGGCGCGGCGGCGGTACTCGTCGTACACGCCGGTTCCGGGCGATTCGGAGGGGCGGGGTCTGCTCGTCGACCGGCGCGACGCCGAGGTGACCCGCGCATCCTTCGCCGAGATCGACGCGGCGGCCGACAGTGACGCGTACGCCGCACTCGGCGATGATCTCGCTCGCGTCGCCGAGGTGGTCTGGCCGAGCGTCACCGGCCCGCTGCCGACGCGCAGCGAGGCCCGCGCCGCGCTCGGCGACGATGCGCTGTGGGATGCGGTGTTCGAGCGTCCGATCGGCGAACTCATCGAGCAGCGCTTCGCGAGCGATCTGGTGCGCGGCGTCGTCGCGACCGACGCGCTCATCGGCACCTTCGCCGGCCTGCACGACGCGAGCCTCGACCAGAACCGCTGCTTCGTCTATCACGTGATCGGCGGCGGAACCGGTGACTGGGATGTTCCCATCGGCGGCATGGGCGCGGTCACCGGCGAGCTCGAGCGGGTCGCGCGCGAGGCCGGCGCCGACATCCGCACCGGGGCCGAGGTCGTGAGCGTCAGCCCCGACGGCGAGGTGCGCTACCGACGTGGAGGCACCGAGCATGTCGTGGGGGCGGCGCGCATCCTGAGCGGGGTCGCTCCGCACGTGCTCGACCGGCTGCTCGGCGCGGCGGATGCGACGCCGGCGGTCGGCGCCGACCGGCCCGAGGGCGCGCAGGTCAAGGTCAACATGCTGCTGAAGCGGCTGCCGCGCCTGAAGGATGCCAGCGTCGCGCCCGAGGCCGCGTTCGGCGGCACCTTCCACATCAACGAGACCGCCAGCCAGCTCGAGGCGGCGCGCGCGGCGGCAGCCGAGGGGCGCATCCCGAACCCGTTGCCGGCCGAGATCTACTGCCACACGCTGGCGGACCCGTCGATTCTCGGGCGCCCGCTCGCCGAGAGCGGCGCGCACACGCTCACGGTGTTCGGGCTGCACGTGCCGGACCGGATCGTGCGCGACCTCGACGACCCCGCCGCCCATGACGAGGTGCGCACGCAGCTGCAGGATGCGGTGCTCGCGTCCCTGAACTCGGTGCTCGGCGAGCCGATCGAGCCGCTGCTGATGGTGGATGCGCACGGCCGCCCCTGCATCGAGACGAAGACCACCCGCGACATCGAGGATGCGCTCGGCATGCCCGGCGGCAACATCTTCCACGGGCCGCTGTCGTGGCCCTTCGCAGAAGACGACGAGCCGCTCGACACGCCCGCGCGGCGCTGGGGCGTCGCGACGACGCACGAGCGGATCCTGCTCTGCGGATCGGGCGCACGCCGCGGGGGCGCGGTCAGCGGTCTCGGCGGCCACAACGCGGCGATGGCGGTGCTGGAGGAGCTGGGTATTTGA